A single Oryza brachyantha chromosome 8, ObraRS2, whole genome shotgun sequence DNA region contains:
- the LOC102712747 gene encoding vacuolar sorting protein 18, with the protein MDASAFAPGGQLFSVDPLERHAARGHGVVTSMAAGSDVIVLGTSRGWLVRHDFSFEDAHDLDLGSGRSGEHSVHRVFLDPGGKHCVATVIHPGGPETYYHHARWPRPRLLPRLRNSLVNAVAWNRQTITEASTKEMILGTEDGQIFEVAVDEADKKEKYVKFLFKLSELEEGIKGLQMETTMVGNATRFYVMAVTPTRLYSFTGIGSLETVFASYSDRAIHFMELPGDIPSSELHFFIKQRRAKHFGWLSGSGIYHGELNFGAQHSSTSGDENFVENKGFFDYSKLGESGTKPRSFALSEFHFLLLIRDKIKVVNRISQQIVEELIVDNSPEISKGIIGLCSDASTGLFYAYDENSIFQISSSDEGRDMWQVYLDMKDYATALSHCRNSFQRDQVYQVQADTAFNTKEYYIAASFYAKMNYILSFEEISLKFISVGEQDALRTFLLRRLDNLTKDDKMQITMISTWATELYLDKINRLLLEDGTGTSSNAAAESKDSEYRSIVTEFRAFLSDSKDVLDEATTMRLLESYGRVDELVYFAGLKEQYEIVVHHYIQQGEARKALEVLQRHNVLVELVYKFAPDLIMLDAYETVESWMMARNKLNPGKLIPAMMRYVSEPHAKNETHEVIKYLEFCVKDLNNEDPGVHNLLLSLYAKKEDESQLLQFLDTKFGKGQTNGPDFFYDPKYALRLCLQEKRMRACVRIYSMMSMHEEAVALALKVDLELAKAEADKVEDDEELRKKLWLKVAKHVIEQEKGVKRENIKKAIEFLSETNNLLKIEDILPFFPDFVLIDDFKEEICKSLKDYDSQIEQLKQEMDDATRGADNIRSDIGALAQRYTVIDREEECGVCKRKILTAGGLHQVGRSYTSAGHMAPFYVFPCGHAFHANCLIAHVTRCRSQEQAEKILDLQKRLSLMDRKAAKDNGGNMNGESVISTTPIDKLRSQLDDAVASECPFCGDLMIKEISLPFILPEESDEKASWEIKPQPTGQKILPMTMSI; encoded by the exons ATGGACGCCTCCGCCTTCGCCCCCGGCGGGCAGCTCTTCTCCGTCGACCCCCTCGAGCGGCACGCCGCGAGGGGCCACGGGGTGGTCACCTCCATGGCCGCCGGCAGCGACGTCATCGTCCTCGGCACCTCCCGCGGCTGGCTCGTCCGCCACGACTTCTCCTTCGAGGACGCCCACG ATCTCGACCTCGGGAGCGGCCGCTCCGGCGAGCACTCCGTGCACCGCGTGTTCCTCGATCCCGGCGGTAAGCACTGCGTCGCCACGGTGATCCACCCGGGGGGCCCCGAGACGTACTACCACCACGCCAGGTGGCCGCGCCCCAGGCTGCTCCCCCGCCTCCGTAACTCCCTCGTCAATGCCGTCGCTTGGAACCGCCAAACCATCACTGAAG CCTCGACGAAGGAGATGATCCTGGGGACAGAGGATGGGCAGATCTTCGAGGTGGCAGTAGATGAAGCCGACAAGAAGGAGAAGTATGTCAAGTTCCTCTTTAAGCTCTCTGAACTGGAAGAGGGCATCAAGGGCCTGCAG ATGGAGACCACCATGGTTGGGAACGCCACAAGGTTCTATGTGATGGCTGTCACGCCGACACGCCTGTACTCATTCACAGGCATAGGTTCATTGGAA ACTGTTTTTGCTAGCTATTCTGATCGTGCGATACACTTTATGGAGCTCCCAGGAGATATTCCAAGTAG TGAATTACATTTCTTTATCAAGCAAAGAAGAGCTAAACATTTTGGATGGCTCTCTGGTTCTGGAATTTACCATGgtgaacttaattttggagcTCAACACAG CTCTACTAGTGGGGATGAGAACTTCGTCGAAAATAAAGGTTTTTTTGACTACTCAAAATTGGGAGAATCTGGCACCAAGCCAAGGTCATTTGCATTGTCTGAATTCCACTTTCTGCTTCTGATAAGGGACAAGATTAAG GTAGTGAATAGAATCAGTCAGCAAATAGTGGAGGAACTTATAGTTGATAATTCACCAGAAATTTCAAAAGGAATCATTGGACTTTGTAGTGATGCATCAACTGGGCTTTTCTATGCATACGACGAGAATTCTATATTCCAG ATTTCATCTTCTGATGAGGGTCGTGATATGTGGCAAGTATACTTGGACATGAAAGACTATGCTACTGCACTGTCTCATTGTCGTAATTCCTTCCAGAGGGACCAAGTCTATCAAGTGCAG GCTGATACTGCATTCAATACAAAAGAGTACTATATAGCAGCTTCCTTCTATGCAAAG ATGAATTATATCCTATCATTTGAGGAGATCagcttaaaatttatatctgtTGGTGAGCAG GATGCTCTCAGGACTTTCTTGTTGAGAAGGCTTGATAACCTAACTAAAGATGACAAGATGCAGATTACGATGATCTCGACTTGGGCTACTGAGCTGTACTTGGACAAG ATTAATCGCCTCCTGTTGGAAGATGGCACAGGAACCAGTTCAAATGCTGCAGCAGAGTCTAAAGACTCAGAATATCGTTCAATAGTAACTGAATTCCGTGCATTCCTAAGTGATAGCAAAGATGTATTAGATGAGGCAACAACAATGAGACTGTTGGAAAG TTATGGGAGAGTGGATGAGCTGGTTTATTTTGCTGGTTTAAAGGAGCAATATGAAATTGTGGTTCATCATTATATTCAG CAAGGAGAAGCAAGAAAAGCATTGGAAGTTCTTCAACGACATAATGTTCTAGTAGAACTTGTG TACAAATTTGCTCCAGATTTAATCATGTTAGATGCTTATGAAACTGTTGAATCATGGATGATGGCAAGAAATAAGTTGAATCCAGGGAAGCTTATACCGGCAATGATGCGTTATGTGAGCGAACCACATGCCAA GAACGAAACACATGAAGTTATCAAGTACTTGGAATTCTGTGTCAAAGATTTGAACAATGAGGATCCCGGAGTGCATAATTTGTTGCTCTCACTATATGCCAAGAAG GAGGATGAGTCTCAGCTTTTGCAATTCTTGGACACTAAGTTTGGTAAAGGACAAACAAATGGCCCCGATTTCTTTTATGACCCCAAGTATGCTCTGCGTCTATGTCTTCAAGAGAAGAGAATGCGTGCTTGTGTTCGTATCTACAGCATGATGTCCATGCACGAAGAAGCTGTTGCACTTGCATTGAAG GTGGACTTGGAGCTTGCAAAGGCAGAGGCAGATAAAgttgaagatgatgaagagctTAGAAAGAAACTGTGGCTTAAGGTTGCAAAGCATGTCATTGAGCAAGAGAAAGGAGTCAAGAGAGAGAACATAAAGAAAGCTATAGAATTCCTATCAGAGACTAACAACTTGTTGAAGATTGAGGATATCCTGCCATTTTTTCCAGACTTTGTATTGATTGATGACTTTAAA GAGGAAATATGCAAATCTCTCAAGGACTATGACAGCCAAATTGAGCAGCTGAAACAGGAGATGGATGATGCTACTCGAGGGGCAGACAACATCAGAAGTGACATCGGTGCCCTTGCTCAGAGATACACTGTAATTGATCGTGAGGAGGAATGTGGG GTGTGCAAGCGCAAAATATTGACTGCTGGAGGATTGCACCAGGTAGGAAGAAGCTATACATCTGCTGGACACATGGCCCCCTTTTATGTGTTCCCTTGTGGACATGCCTTTCATGCGAATTGTTTGATTGCACATGTAACTCGTTGTAGGAGCCAAGAGCAA GCTGAAAAAATACTGGACCTCCAAAAGCGACTTAGCCTAATGGACAGAAAAGCAGCAAAGGACAATGGTGGAAACATGAATGGTGAATCTGTCATCAGCACGACGCCAATTGACAAG TTGAGGTCCCAGTTGGATGATGCTGTAGCGAGCGAGTGCCCCTTTTGTGGCGATTTGATGATCAAGGAGATCTCATTGCCTTTCATTCTCCCTGAAGAATCTGATGAAAAGGCTTCATGGGAAATTAAGCCGCAGCCAACGGGTCAGAAGATTCTTCCAATGACCATGTCGATATGA
- the LOC102706957 gene encoding sugar transport protein MST5 — protein sequence MAGGAMVQTVGGKTYPGRMTAFVFFTCLVASSGGLIFGYDIGISGGVTSMDSFLSEFFPSVYAKAKASKDTNQYCKFNSQLLTLFTSSLYLAALATSFVAAWVTRVFGRKWSMFCGGITFLAGSALNGAATDVMMLILGRILLGVGVGFANQSVPLYLSEMAPANMRGMLNIGFQLMTTIGILSANLINYATANLEGGWGWRIGLGLAGVPALIITLGALVLPDTPNSLIARGYAGDAKRVLVKIRGTDDVHDEYEDMVAASEEASAIEHPWRNILERKYRPQLTVAVLIPFFQQLTGINVIMFYAPVLFLTIGFAGDASLMSAVITGLVNMFATVVSIVSVDRLGRRALFLQGGTQMFISQVVVGTLIALQFGTTGDGEMSRSYAILLVLFICLYVAGFAWSWGPLGWLVPSEVFSLEIRSAGQSIAVCVNMLLTFIIGQAFLTMLCHLKFGLFYFFAGWMLVMTTFVALFLPETKGVPIEEMNLVWSRHWFWGSYVTGHDAGAAAAGNRRSHNV from the coding sequence atggcgggcgGGGCGATGGTGCAGACGGTCGGGGGCAAGACGTACCCCGGGAGGATGACGGCGTTCGTGTTCTTCACCTGCCTCGTGGCGTCGTCGGGGGGGCTCATCTTCGGCTACGACATCGGCATCTCCGGCGGCGTGACGTCCATGGACTCGTTCCTGAGCGAGTTCTTCCCGTCGGTGTACGCCAAGGCGAAGGCGAGCAAGGACACCAACCAGTACTGCAAGTTCAACAGCCAGCTGCTGACGCTGTTCACGTCGTCGCTGTACCTGGCGGCGCTGGCGACGTCGTTCGTGGCGGCGTGGGTGACGCGGGTGTTCGGCCGGAAGTGGTCCATGTTCTGCGGCGGCATCACGTTCCTCGCCGGCTCGGCGCTCAACGGCGCCGCCACGGACGTGATGATGCTCATCCTGGGGCGCATCCTGCTGGGGGTCGGCGTCGGGTTCGCCAACCAGTCGGTGCCGCTCTACCTGTCGGAGATGGCCCCGGCGAACATGCGCGGGATGCTCAACATCGGGTTCCAGCTCATGACCACCATCGGCATCCTCTCGGCGAACCTCATCAACTACGCGACGGCGAACCTCGAGGGCGGATGGGGGTGGCGCATCGGGCTggggctcgccggcgtgcCGGCGCTCATCATCACGCTCGGCGCGCTGGTCCTCCCGGACACGCCCAACTCCCTCATCGCCCGTGGCTACGCCGGCGACGCGAAGCGGGTGCTCGTCAAGATCCGCGGCACCGACGACGTGCATGACGAGTACGAGGACAtggtggcggcgagcgaggAGGCGAGCGCCATCGAGCACCCGTGGCGGAACATCCTGGAGCGGAAGTACCGGCCCCAGCTCACCGTGGCCGTGCTCATCCCCTTCTTCCAGCAGCTCACCGGCATCAACGTGATCATGTTCTACGCGCCGGTGCTGTTCCTCACCATCGGgttcgccggcgacgcgtCCCTCATGTCCGCCGTCATCACGGGCCTCGTCAACATGTTCGCCACCGTCGTCTCCATCGTCTCCGTCgaccgcctgggccgccgcgccctcttCCTCCAGGGCGGCACCCAGATGTTCATCTCCCAGGTGGTCGTCGGCACGCTCATCGCGCTCCAGTTCGGcaccaccggcgacggcgagatgTCCCGCTCCTACGccatcctcctcgtcctcttcaTCTGCCTCTACGTCGCCGGCTTCGCCTGGTCGTGGGGCCCCCTCGGGTGGCTCGTCCCCAGCGAGGTCTTCTCGCTGGAGATCAGGTCGGCCGGCCAGAGCATCGCCGTCTGCGTCAACATGCTGCTCACCTTCATCATCGGCCAGGCCTTCCTCACCATGCTCTGCCACCTCAAGTTCGGCCTCTTCTACTTCTTCGCCGGCTGGATGCTCGTCATGACCACCTTCGTCGCCCTCTTCCTGCCGGAGACCAAGGGGGTGCCCATCGAGGAGATGAACCTCGTCTGGAGCCGCCACTGGTTCTGGGGCAGCTACGTCACCGgccacgacgccggcgccgccgccgccggcaaccgCAGAAGCCACAACGTCTAG
- the LOC102712467 gene encoding uncharacterized protein LOC102712467 produces MRSCASSSLCGISRVAWRRHAVAGAGGALGQQPHLRYLVPRPPAPPPIGLALGRYFSSSSRRSAKRSAAAKQSSQPPPPTPTPMDGGAGGEPFYVVRKGDVIGIYKSLSDCQAQVSNSVCDPSVTVYKGYSLHKETEEYLAARGLRHPLYAINAADARDELFDGLVPCPFQQPDGTGTSTLKRPLEMEPGPSKKQPKVVEQEPLPDSSLSCLLEFDGASKGNPGKAGAGAVIRRLDGTVIAQLREGLGIATNNAAEYRALILGLRYAAKKGFKYIRAQGDSKLVCNQVQDVWRARHDTMADLCKKVKEIKGRFHTFQINHVLREFNTDADAQANLAVELPVGEIQEQANFP; encoded by the exons ATGAGGAGTtgcgcttcttcttctctctgtGGAATTTCTAGAGTTGCTTGGAGGAGGCACGCGGtggccggagccggaggagcTCTGGGCCAGCAGCCGCACCTGCGCTACCTGGTGCCCAggcctcccgcgccgccgcccattgGCCTTGCTCTCGGGCGCTACTTCTCCTCTTCATCCCGACGCTCCGCCAAGAGATCCGCCGCGGCGAAGCAGAGtagccagccgccgccgccgacgccgacgccgatggACGGTGGTGCCGGAGGTGAGCCGTTCTATGTCGTCCGCAAGGGGGACGTCATCGGCATCTACAAGAGCCTCAGCGATTGCCAAGCTCAAGTCAGCAACTCG GTATGTGATCCTTCTGTGACGGTGTACAAAGGTTACTCTTTGCATAAAGAAACAGAAGAATACCTCGCTGCACGGGGTTTGAGGCATCCTCTTTACGCCATTAACGCAGCAGATGCAAGAGATGAATTATTTGATGGCCTAGTTCCATGCCCTTTTCAG CAACCTGATGGTACTGGGACTTCAACTTTAAAAAGGCCACTAGAGATG GAACCCGGACCGTCAAAGAAACAGCCCAAAGTTGTCGAACAAGAGCCATTACCTGATAGTTCT CTGTCCTGTCTTCTTGAATTTGATGGTGCTTCTAAAGGAAATCCTGGGAAAGCAGGTGCTGGAGCTGTAATAAGACGACTAGATGGAACTGTG ATTGCTCAACTACGGGAGGGTTTGGGTATCGCAACCAACAATGCTGCTGAATACCGTGCATTGATCCTAGGGCTAAGATATGCTGCCAAGAAAGGATTCAAGTATATCCGTGCTCAAGGAGATTCTAAGCTTGTCTGTAACCAG GTCCAAGATGTCTGGCGTGCTAGGCATGATACTATGGCTGACTTGTGCAAAAAGGTTAAGGAAATTAAGGGAAGATTTCATACATTTCAAATCAACCATGTTTTGAGG GAATTTAACACGGATGCTGATGCTCAGGCTAACTTAGCTGTTGAACTTCCTG TTGGCGAAATTCAAGAGCAGGCAAACTTTCCATGA